The following DNA comes from Maledivibacter sp..
TAATACATATCATCTTTATTTAAGACCCGGCCATGAGCTGGTAGAAAAAGCCGGTGGGCTTCATAGATTCATGAATTGGGATAGACCTATACTTACTGATAGTGGAGGATTTCAGGTTTTTAGCTTAGGGGATCTTAGAAAGATTTCTGAAGAAGGAGTGGAGTTTAGATCTCATATTGATGGTTCTAAGCATTTTATAAGTCCAGAAAAAGCAATGCAAATTCAAAATGCCTTAGGCTCGGACATAATGATGGCCTTTGATGAATGTGCCCCTTATCCAGCAGACAGAGAATATGTTAAAAATTCTTTGGAAAGGACAACTAGATGGGCGAAGAGATGTAAAGATGCCCATAAAAGAACTGATACCCAGGCATTGTTTGGGATTATTCAAGGTGGGATGTATAAGGATTTAAGAGAACAAAGTGTTAAAGAAATTACTGATCTGGATTTTCCAGGATATGCTGTAGGAGGACTAAGTGTAGGTGAGCCTAAGCCTCTCATGTATGAGGTCCTTGAATATACAACGCCTTTAATGCCTAAGAATAAGCCTAGGTATCTCATGGGAGTAGGTAGTCCCGATTGTTTGATTGAAGGTGTTATTAGAGGAATAGACATGTTTGATTGTGTTCTTCCTACTAGGATAGCTAGGAATGGTACAGCCATGACAAGTCAAGGGAGAATAACCATAAAGCAAGCTAGGTACTTTGACGATTTTACTCCACTTGATCCCGAATGTGACTGTTATACTTGTAGGAATTATACTAAAGCATATTTGAGACATTTATTTAAGGCAAATGAGATTTTATCATCAAGACTATTTTCATACCACAATTTATACTTTTTACTTAAGCTTATGGAGAATGTAAGGGAAGCAATAAGAAATGATAGTTTATTAGATTTTAGAAAAGAGTTTTTTCAAAAGTATGGCTATGAATTAAATTAAAAAAAATAAAGGAAAATTAAATTTTCTGTTGAATATTATAAGTTGAGTATTATTAGCCACCATAGAGATTCCAGTCAAAACTTTAACTTATGCACATCAAAGCTTTTGGCAAGATATGAGATTTTGATATGTATAAGTTAAGATTTACTTAGAACTCTATACAGATTAAAAGGAGGAGAGTTATAGTGCAACAATATTCAGGTTTAGTAATGATGGTTGTGTTCTTTGGTATCTTTTACTTTTTGTTAATCAGACCTCAACAAAAGAAAAATAAGAACATCCAAAAAATGAGAAGTGAATTGAAGGTTGGAGATAATATCATAACCATAGGTGGAATACATGGTAAAGTGCTAAACATCAAAGATGAAGTGTTAACTCTAGAAGTTGGTGCTGATAAGGCAAAACTACAGATTGCAAAATGGGCTGTAGGAAGTGTAAGTGATAAAGAATAGTTTAAAGAGAATGGTTTAGAGCCATTCTTTTTTTTGTAAAAAATGTATAAATAATTTCTCCCTACATATATTTTATTAAAAGTATAAAGTATTATGGGGAGGTGTATTGGTTTGGCTAAAGCTAAAATTTTAAATAATAAAGAAAAAATGCCTAGACTTACATACTTGAGGAGTATTTTAAGAGCAGTATTATTTGCATTAATAATCATGGTGGTTGTAGCGGCACTGATAACATTTACTTCTCTATCAGAAGCAATGATGCCCATGGTGACGTCTATTATTATGATTTTGAGTATAGCCTTTAGTGGGTTACTATCAGCTAGACAA
Coding sequences within:
- the tgt gene encoding tRNA guanosine(34) transglycosylase Tgt — its product is MAIKYELIKECKQTGARLGKIHTPHGTIETPIFMPVGTQATVKSMTPEELKEVQSQIILSNTYHLYLRPGHELVEKAGGLHRFMNWDRPILTDSGGFQVFSLGDLRKISEEGVEFRSHIDGSKHFISPEKAMQIQNALGSDIMMAFDECAPYPADREYVKNSLERTTRWAKRCKDAHKRTDTQALFGIIQGGMYKDLREQSVKEITDLDFPGYAVGGLSVGEPKPLMYEVLEYTTPLMPKNKPRYLMGVGSPDCLIEGVIRGIDMFDCVLPTRIARNGTAMTSQGRITIKQARYFDDFTPLDPECDCYTCRNYTKAYLRHLFKANEILSSRLFSYHNLYFLLKLMENVREAIRNDSLLDFRKEFFQKYGYELN
- the yajC gene encoding preprotein translocase subunit YajC, whose amino-acid sequence is MQQYSGLVMMVVFFGIFYFLLIRPQQKKNKNIQKMRSELKVGDNIITIGGIHGKVLNIKDEVLTLEVGADKAKLQIAKWAVGSVSDKE
- a CDS encoding TIGR04086 family membrane protein, which produces MAKAKILNNKEKMPRLTYLRSILRAVLFALIIMVVVAALITFTSLSEAMMPMVTSIIMILSIAFSGLLSARQFKNKGFIHGIVTGAIYILLIMFLSWIFIRDFSIDKFNIIKGVIGIVSGGIGGMIGVNLK